In Streptomyces sp. SN-593, a single genomic region encodes these proteins:
- a CDS encoding AfsR/SARP family transcriptional regulator produces MAEVAFSVLGAVVAERDGERVPLRGPRHAAVVGRLLVARRRVVPVRRLVADLWEEEPPAGAVGALQTFVAALRKALEPERPPRAPARLLVTEGPGYALRARADAVDAWRFEAALTEAAGLPPGPALERLDEALGLWRGPAYADFADARWARAERARLAELRLQAEERRAGARLALGSAAEAVPDLDAHLADHPWREDAWRLLALALYRTGRQGDALAVLRRARAVLVDRLGVDPGPRLRRLEAEILAQDPHLDLPEPPEPPGVPGVPGAAGTDRPPGPSGPSGTPGTVADRLWRQAAAEYDRTVGGGARARLESTVGLIRNLAVTGGGGLEAARRHRLAAITAAEELGDPRLTTRVIGGYDVPAIWTRGDDPEAAGRIVAAAERTLAALPPDPAGGAGAGYDAARCRLLATIAVEMRGTRDPRGPEAARAAEEAARATDDPALLVYALNGVFMQSCTRAGLAPRRDAVGAELVALAARHDLPTFEVLGHLIRMQAGAARADFSAADAHAAAADGLAERHELPLVGVFTEWYAALRLAAAGHTAGAGAAYRAADARLAGAGMPGVRRGLLPLALLGLHLDRGAGGGAGGTAGAVTAAAERADPGADWGPYRPWAEPFLLLGARRRADAREALRALPEPPADLTYEALCCLQAALAAELGDQPALRQARTRLLPAAGELAGAGSGMFTVGPVDRYLGRAG; encoded by the coding sequence ATGGCGGAGGTGGCGTTCTCGGTGCTCGGGGCCGTCGTGGCGGAACGGGACGGGGAACGGGTGCCGCTGCGGGGGCCGCGGCACGCGGCCGTGGTCGGGCGGCTGCTGGTGGCCCGGCGGCGGGTGGTGCCGGTACGGCGGCTGGTCGCGGACCTGTGGGAGGAGGAGCCGCCCGCGGGGGCCGTGGGCGCCCTACAGACGTTCGTGGCGGCGCTGCGCAAGGCGTTGGAGCCGGAGCGGCCCCCGCGGGCGCCGGCGCGGCTGCTGGTGACCGAGGGCCCCGGGTACGCGCTGCGGGCGCGGGCCGACGCGGTGGACGCCTGGCGGTTCGAGGCGGCGCTGACGGAGGCCGCCGGCCTGCCGCCCGGGCCGGCGCTGGAACGGCTGGACGAAGCGCTCGGCCTGTGGCGCGGCCCCGCCTACGCCGACTTCGCCGACGCCCGGTGGGCCCGCGCCGAACGCGCCCGGCTCGCCGAACTCCGTCTCCAGGCCGAGGAGCGCAGGGCCGGGGCCAGGCTCGCGCTGGGGTCGGCCGCGGAGGCGGTGCCGGACCTGGACGCGCACCTCGCCGACCACCCGTGGCGCGAGGACGCGTGGCGGCTGCTCGCGCTGGCGCTGTACCGCACCGGCCGCCAAGGCGACGCGCTGGCGGTGCTGCGGCGGGCACGCGCCGTCCTCGTCGACCGGTTGGGGGTGGACCCGGGGCCGCGGCTGCGCCGGCTGGAGGCGGAGATCCTGGCCCAGGACCCGCACCTGGACCTTCCGGAGCCACCGGAGCCACCGGGGGTGCCTGGGGTGCCCGGGGCGGCGGGCACGGATCGGCCCCCCGGTCCCTCGGGTCCCTCCGGCACGCCCGGCACGGTCGCCGACCGGCTGTGGCGGCAGGCGGCCGCGGAGTACGACCGCACGGTCGGCGGCGGCGCCAGGGCCCGGCTGGAGTCGACCGTCGGCCTGATCCGGAACCTCGCGGTGACCGGGGGCGGCGGACTCGAAGCCGCCCGGCGGCACCGCCTCGCGGCGATCACCGCGGCGGAGGAACTGGGCGACCCCCGGCTGACCACCCGGGTCATCGGCGGCTACGACGTCCCCGCGATCTGGACCCGCGGCGACGACCCCGAGGCGGCCGGCCGGATCGTCGCGGCGGCCGAGCGGACCCTCGCCGCGTTGCCCCCCGACCCGGCCGGCGGCGCCGGCGCCGGGTACGACGCCGCGCGCTGCCGCCTGCTCGCCACCATCGCGGTGGAGATGCGCGGCACCCGCGATCCGCGGGGCCCGGAGGCGGCCCGCGCGGCCGAGGAGGCCGCGCGGGCGACGGACGACCCCGCGCTGCTCGTGTACGCGCTCAACGGCGTGTTCATGCAGTCCTGCACCCGCGCCGGCCTCGCACCGCGCCGGGACGCGGTCGGCGCCGAACTGGTCGCGCTCGCCGCCCGGCACGACCTGCCCACCTTCGAGGTGCTCGGGCACCTCATCCGGATGCAGGCGGGGGCGGCCCGTGCCGACTTCTCCGCCGCCGACGCGCACGCCGCGGCGGCGGACGGCCTGGCCGAGCGGCACGAACTGCCGCTGGTCGGGGTCTTCACCGAGTGGTACGCGGCGCTGCGGCTCGCCGCCGCCGGGCACACGGCCGGGGCCGGGGCCGCCTACCGGGCCGCCGACGCCCGTCTCGCGGGCGCGGGCATGCCGGGAGTGCGCCGTGGTCTGCTGCCGCTGGCGCTGCTCGGTCTGCACCTCGACCGGGGTGCCGGGGGCGGCGCCGGGGGCACCGCCGGGGCCGTCACGGCCGCCGCCGAGCGGGCGGACCCCGGGGCGGACTGGGGGCCGTACCGTCCCTGGGCCGAGCCGTTCCTCCTGCTGGGCGCGCGCCGCCGCGCCGATGCCCGAGAGGCGCTGCGCGCGCTGCCCGAGCCACCCGCCGACCTCACCTACGAGGCGTTGTGCTGCCTGCAAGCCGCTCTCGCCGCGGAGTTGGGCGATCAGCCCGCCCTGCGCCAGGCCCGGACCCGCCTGCTTCCCGCCGCGGGTGAGCTGGCAGGCGCGGGGAGCGGCATGTTCACGGTCGGCCCGGTGGATCGCTATCTGGGAAGGGCGGGCTGA
- the treY gene encoding malto-oligosyltrehalose synthase — translation MTVFPAPPAVPAPASPVPASTYRLQLQPRFTFADAAARVPYLAALGVTHLHLSPVLEAVPGSTHGYDVVDHARVRAELGGEQGLRELSARARAHGMGLVLDVVPNHMAVPAPEHLNGPLWEVLRDGPGSRYADWFDIDWDARGGRVLLPVLGEPLPDVLGALAVVADKRAGREGTDGAAGPADGSGSDDGSASGSGSGSDDGSASRSGSGSGGRVLAYYEHRFPLRPGTEDLPLPELVAAQHYELAYWRTARTDLNYRRFFTISDLIAVRVERPEVFEATHATVLRLLREGVADGLRIDHPDGLADPAGYLRLLERASGGRWTVVEKILRRGEELPPDWRCAGTTGYDALDWIDGLFTDPVGAAQVADFYRAFTGVPADEGGRWEPTVRRAADGVVERDLAAEVSRLVRSADRARRAGQAAPVEEEDRAAAQGGPDRQDAAPYPAPYAPEALAEALRALLVRVPVYRTYVRPGAPASGTDDAVLARAAREAAEECGPRLAPALAVLRDLALGRPGAAGCAPGPDADDFAVRFPQVASALHAKSVEDAAFYRYGPLLPLCEVGRSPGTPALPPEDFHAFCARRQRTRPATGTVLSTHDTKRGGDLRLRLAVLTERPDAWREWLASGPPPAGPDGPGSAAAPDRHTEYTVYQTAVGLGSSCSADRLVPAALKSVREAGLRTTWTEQDEAYEAAVAEFVRQGPCGVRQPDVRAFAAALEPYATANALGAALLHLTMPGVPDVYQGTEFPVFTLVDPDNRGPLDEPEPGRVRTGAERALARVSEGAAPRDADEVKLRLTSAALRLRRDHPEWYGPGADYAPLTARGPASAHCVAFVRGGGALTAVTRLSLRLAEAGGWRDSTLPLPPGRWRDRLGGGVHEGEARLTALLASSPVALLTRE, via the coding sequence ATGACGGTTTTCCCGGCACCTCCCGCGGTCCCCGCACCGGCCTCCCCGGTGCCCGCCTCGACCTACCGGCTCCAGCTGCAACCGCGCTTCACCTTCGCCGACGCGGCGGCCCGGGTCCCGTACCTGGCCGCGCTCGGCGTCACCCATCTGCACCTGTCGCCGGTGCTGGAGGCGGTGCCCGGCTCGACGCATGGCTACGACGTGGTGGACCACGCGCGGGTGCGGGCGGAGCTGGGCGGCGAGCAGGGGCTGCGGGAGCTGTCCGCGCGCGCCCGGGCGCACGGCATGGGCCTGGTGCTGGACGTGGTGCCCAACCACATGGCCGTGCCGGCGCCCGAGCACCTCAACGGCCCGCTGTGGGAGGTGCTGCGCGACGGCCCCGGCTCGCGGTACGCCGACTGGTTCGACATCGACTGGGACGCGCGGGGCGGGCGGGTCCTGCTCCCGGTGCTCGGCGAGCCGCTGCCGGACGTGCTGGGCGCGCTCGCGGTGGTGGCGGACAAGCGCGCCGGGCGGGAGGGCACGGACGGGGCCGCCGGGCCCGCGGACGGTTCGGGGTCGGACGACGGCTCCGCTTCCGGGTCGGGGTCGGGGTCGGACGACGGCTCCGCTTCCAGGTCGGGGTCGGGGTCGGGCGGCAGGGTACTGGCGTACTACGAGCACCGCTTCCCGCTGCGGCCGGGCACCGAGGACCTGCCGCTGCCCGAACTGGTGGCCGCGCAGCACTACGAGCTGGCGTACTGGCGCACGGCGCGCACCGACCTCAACTACCGCCGGTTCTTCACCATCTCCGACCTGATCGCGGTCCGCGTCGAGCGCCCGGAGGTGTTCGAGGCGACCCACGCGACGGTGCTGCGGCTGCTGCGGGAGGGCGTGGCGGACGGCCTGCGGATCGACCACCCGGACGGGCTGGCCGACCCGGCGGGCTACCTGCGGCTGCTGGAGCGGGCGAGCGGGGGCCGCTGGACGGTGGTGGAGAAGATCCTCCGGCGCGGCGAGGAGCTGCCCCCGGACTGGCGGTGCGCGGGCACCACGGGGTACGACGCGCTCGACTGGATCGACGGGCTGTTCACCGACCCGGTCGGCGCGGCGCAGGTGGCGGACTTCTACCGGGCGTTCACCGGGGTGCCGGCGGACGAGGGCGGCCGGTGGGAGCCGACGGTGCGCCGGGCCGCGGACGGCGTGGTGGAGCGGGACCTGGCCGCGGAGGTCTCCCGCCTGGTGCGGAGCGCGGACCGGGCCCGGCGGGCCGGACAGGCGGCGCCCGTCGAGGAGGAGGACCGCGCGGCGGCGCAGGGAGGGCCCGACCGCCAGGACGCCGCCCCTTACCCGGCGCCGTACGCGCCGGAGGCGCTCGCGGAGGCGCTGCGCGCGCTGCTGGTGCGCGTGCCCGTCTACCGGACCTACGTCAGGCCCGGCGCCCCGGCGTCCGGCACGGACGACGCCGTGCTGGCCCGCGCCGCGCGGGAGGCGGCCGAGGAGTGCGGCCCGCGCCTGGCCCCCGCGCTCGCCGTGCTCCGCGACCTCGCGCTGGGGCGCCCAGGTGCCGCCGGCTGCGCCCCGGGCCCCGACGCCGACGACTTCGCCGTCCGCTTCCCGCAGGTCGCCTCCGCGCTGCACGCCAAGTCCGTGGAGGACGCCGCGTTCTACCGCTACGGCCCGCTGCTGCCGCTGTGCGAGGTCGGCCGCAGCCCGGGGACGCCGGCGCTGCCCCCCGAGGACTTCCACGCCTTCTGCGCGCGGCGGCAGCGCACCCGGCCCGCCACCGGCACGGTGCTGTCCACCCACGACACCAAGCGCGGCGGTGACCTGCGGCTGCGGCTCGCGGTGCTCACCGAGCGGCCCGACGCCTGGCGGGAGTGGCTGGCCTCCGGACCGCCGCCCGCCGGGCCCGACGGTCCGGGAAGCGCGGCCGCGCCGGACCGGCACACCGAGTACACCGTCTACCAGACCGCCGTCGGGCTCGGCTCCTCCTGCTCCGCCGACCGGCTGGTGCCCGCCGCCCTGAAGTCCGTGCGCGAGGCCGGCCTGCGCACCACCTGGACCGAACAGGACGAGGCGTACGAAGCGGCGGTCGCCGAATTCGTCCGGCAGGGGCCGTGCGGGGTGCGGCAGCCGGACGTGCGCGCCTTCGCCGCCGCGCTGGAGCCGTACGCCACCGCGAACGCGCTCGGCGCGGCGCTGCTGCACCTGACGATGCCGGGGGTGCCCGACGTCTACCAGGGCACCGAGTTCCCGGTCTTCACCCTGGTGGACCCCGACAACCGAGGGCCGCTCGACGAGCCCGAGCCGGGGCGGGTCAGGACCGGCGCCGAGCGCGCCCTGGCGCGGGTCTCGGAGGGTGCCGCGCCTCGGGACGCCGACGAGGTGAAGCTGCGGCTGACCTCCGCGGCGCTGCGGCTGCGCCGCGACCACCCCGAGTGGTACGGCCCGGGGGCGGACTACGCGCCGCTGACCGCCCGGGGCCCGGCGTCCGCGCACTGCGTCGCCTTCGTCCGCGGCGGCGGGGCACTGACCGCGGTGACCCGGCTGTCCCTCCGGCTGGCCGAGGCCGGCGGCTGGCGCGACAGCACGCTGCCCCTCCCCCCGGGCCGCTGGCGCGACCGCCTCGGCGGCGGCGTGCACGAAGGCGAGGCCCGGCTCACGGCCCTCCTCGCCTCCTCCCCGGTGGCGCTGCTCACCCGCGAGTAG
- the glgX gene encoding glycogen debranching protein GlgX, whose protein sequence is MQVWPGQSYPLGATYDGAGTNFAVFSEVATRIELCLLHDDGSETAVELREADAFVRHAYLPGVMPGQRYGFRVHGPYDPARGHRCNSAKLLLDPYAKAMSGGIDWDEAVYGYRFGQPDSRNDLDSAPHTMSSVVVNPYFDWADDRPPRIDYHKTIIYEAHVKGLTMTHPGLPEEIRGTYAALAHPSVISHLVELGVTTLELMPVHQFIQDHRLADAGLANYWGYNTIGFFAPHNGYSSLGDRGQQVLEFKTAVRALHRAGIEVILDVVYNHTAEGSHLGPTLSLRGLDNASYYRLGGDKRYYTDTTGTGNSLLMRSPHVLQLIMDSLRYWVTEMHVDGFRFDLAATLARQFHEVDRLSSFFDLVQQDPVVSQVKLIAEPWDVGEGGYQVGNFPPLWTEWNGKFRDTVRDLWRGESATLAEFGSRLTGSSDLYQDDGRRPLASINFVTCHDGFTLRDLVSYNDKHNDANGEGNRDGESHNRSWNCGVEGPAEEPAVQALRLRQMRNFVATLMLSQGVPMLSHGDEFGRTQRGNNNVYCQDNELAWIGWPGKAGSGAADNEALKLHEFVKTMVWLRRDHPVFRRRRFFHGRPVQGTHDELSDIAWFTPDGREMTQRDWQAAHARSLVVFLNGNAISEPGPRGEPITDDSFLLLFNAAPRPLEFVLPVNHGKEWQLVVDTERPDGVPPGAGERIGGGDRLLLADRSIVVLQRPAD, encoded by the coding sequence ATGCAAGTCTGGCCGGGTCAGTCGTACCCGCTCGGTGCCACCTACGACGGCGCGGGCACCAACTTCGCCGTGTTCTCGGAGGTCGCCACGAGGATCGAGCTGTGCCTCCTGCACGACGACGGCTCCGAGACGGCGGTGGAGCTGCGCGAGGCGGACGCCTTCGTCCGCCACGCCTACCTGCCGGGGGTGATGCCCGGCCAGCGCTACGGCTTCCGCGTGCACGGCCCCTACGACCCGGCGCGCGGCCACCGCTGCAACTCGGCGAAGCTGCTGCTGGACCCGTACGCCAAGGCGATGAGCGGCGGGATCGACTGGGACGAGGCGGTCTACGGCTACCGGTTCGGGCAGCCGGACTCCCGCAACGACCTGGACTCCGCCCCGCACACGATGTCCTCCGTGGTGGTCAACCCGTACTTCGACTGGGCCGACGACCGCCCGCCGCGCATCGACTACCACAAGACGATCATCTACGAGGCCCACGTCAAGGGCCTGACGATGACCCACCCCGGGCTGCCGGAGGAGATCCGCGGCACCTACGCGGCGCTCGCGCACCCGTCGGTGATCAGCCACCTCGTCGAACTCGGGGTCACCACCCTCGAACTGATGCCGGTGCACCAGTTCATCCAGGACCACCGGCTGGCCGACGCCGGGCTCGCCAACTACTGGGGCTACAACACCATCGGGTTCTTCGCCCCGCACAACGGCTACTCGTCCCTGGGCGACCGCGGCCAGCAGGTGCTGGAGTTCAAGACGGCGGTGCGCGCCCTGCACCGCGCGGGCATCGAGGTGATCCTCGACGTGGTCTACAACCACACCGCCGAGGGCAGCCACCTGGGCCCCACGCTGTCGCTGCGCGGCCTGGACAACGCGTCGTACTACCGGCTCGGCGGCGACAAGCGCTACTACACGGACACCACCGGCACCGGCAACAGCCTGCTGATGCGCAGCCCGCACGTGCTCCAGCTCATCATGGACAGCCTGCGCTACTGGGTGACCGAGATGCACGTCGACGGGTTCCGGTTCGACCTCGCGGCCACGCTCGCCCGGCAGTTCCACGAGGTGGACCGGCTGTCGTCCTTCTTCGACCTGGTCCAGCAGGACCCGGTGGTCTCCCAGGTGAAGCTGATCGCCGAGCCGTGGGACGTCGGCGAGGGCGGCTACCAGGTCGGCAACTTCCCGCCGCTGTGGACGGAGTGGAACGGCAAGTTCCGCGACACGGTGCGGGACCTGTGGCGCGGCGAGAGCGCCACCCTGGCGGAGTTCGGCTCCCGGCTGACCGGGTCCTCCGACCTCTACCAGGACGACGGCCGCCGCCCGCTCGCCTCGATCAACTTCGTCACCTGCCACGACGGCTTCACGCTGCGCGACCTGGTGTCGTACAACGACAAGCACAACGACGCCAACGGGGAGGGCAACCGGGACGGCGAGAGCCACAACCGGTCGTGGAACTGCGGCGTCGAGGGTCCGGCCGAGGAGCCGGCCGTGCAGGCGCTGCGGCTGCGCCAGATGCGGAACTTCGTGGCCACCCTGATGCTCTCCCAGGGCGTGCCGATGCTCAGCCACGGCGACGAGTTCGGCCGCACCCAGCGCGGCAACAACAACGTCTACTGCCAGGACAACGAGCTGGCGTGGATCGGCTGGCCCGGGAAGGCCGGCAGCGGGGCGGCCGACAACGAGGCGCTGAAGCTCCACGAGTTCGTCAAGACGATGGTGTGGCTGCGCCGCGACCACCCGGTCTTCCGGCGCCGCCGCTTCTTCCACGGCCGGCCGGTGCAGGGCACCCACGACGAGCTGTCGGACATCGCCTGGTTCACCCCGGACGGGCGGGAGATGACGCAGCGGGACTGGCAGGCGGCCCACGCCAGGTCGCTGGTGGTGTTCCTGAACGGCAACGCGATCTCCGAACCCGGCCCGCGCGGGGAGCCGATCACCGACGACTCGTTCCTGCTGCTGTTCAACGCGGCGCCGCGCCCCCTGGAGTTCGTGCTCCCGGTCAACCACGGCAAGGAGTGGCAGCTCGTGGTGGACACCGAGCGTCCGGACGGGGTGCCCCCGGGCGCGGGGGAGAGGATCGGGGGCGGGGACCGGCTGCTGCTGGCCGACCGCAGCATCGTGGTGCTCCAGCGGCCGGCCGACTGA
- a CDS encoding SAV2148 family HEPN domain-containing protein: MTSGGLVLPGGGEQGDRHVAGEVPDDGVATLPGVVSVAAPVETGTELDWGADAWAEVRTRARRAGRAYVWLNLVEQRLRAVVNAVLRPIYEPVHGEEWVVAAAGPAGHEWVQRAVAVREVSRRKGFLLDPADDNVLSFLTLPQLRELLVQHWPCFEPYLDDRRELELVLDELEVARHVVSRNRALSRTVLDQAERACARLLELLGSGPSHSAAQRLPVDAVEELVADRYADVIGVHPDRVRLQRQLPVEDLFAGARRLDAVGIGLNLLVQNYSGRRLVRLAEEGCRVRLLFLNPASSAVRRRERELGLGRGELSRSVEMNILHMRRVRARVRDQGAFEIRVFDETPRFTAYLVDGDSAGGLAVVQTYLRRARGMEVPVMVLRGGNRRVVGGDKPAEGGLFEVYREEFEGIWTDSRPVS, translated from the coding sequence GTGACGTCCGGAGGTCTGGTGCTCCCGGGTGGCGGTGAGCAGGGTGACCGGCACGTCGCGGGAGAGGTCCCGGACGACGGTGTCGCCACGCTGCCGGGCGTGGTGTCCGTCGCCGCGCCGGTGGAGACCGGCACGGAACTCGACTGGGGCGCCGACGCGTGGGCCGAGGTGCGCACCCGCGCCCGGCGGGCCGGACGCGCCTACGTCTGGCTGAACCTGGTCGAGCAGCGGCTGCGGGCCGTGGTCAACGCGGTGCTGCGGCCGATCTACGAGCCGGTGCACGGCGAGGAGTGGGTGGTCGCCGCCGCCGGGCCGGCCGGCCACGAGTGGGTGCAGCGGGCCGTGGCGGTGCGCGAGGTCAGCCGCCGCAAGGGCTTCCTGCTCGACCCCGCCGACGACAACGTGCTGAGCTTCCTGACGCTGCCGCAGTTGCGCGAGCTGCTGGTGCAGCACTGGCCGTGCTTCGAGCCGTACCTCGACGACCGCCGTGAACTCGAACTCGTTCTGGACGAGCTGGAGGTGGCCCGGCACGTCGTCTCCCGCAACCGGGCGCTGTCCCGCACCGTGCTGGACCAGGCCGAGCGGGCCTGCGCCCGGCTGCTGGAGCTGCTGGGCTCGGGCCCCTCCCACTCGGCCGCGCAGCGGCTGCCCGTGGACGCCGTGGAGGAACTGGTCGCCGACCGGTACGCCGACGTGATCGGCGTCCACCCCGACCGGGTGCGGCTGCAACGCCAGTTGCCGGTGGAGGACCTCTTCGCCGGCGCCCGTCGGCTGGACGCCGTCGGCATCGGCCTGAACCTGCTGGTGCAGAACTACTCGGGGCGGCGGCTGGTCCGTCTGGCCGAGGAGGGCTGCCGGGTGCGGCTGCTCTTCCTCAACCCCGCCAGCAGCGCGGTGCGCCGCCGCGAGCGCGAACTCGGCCTGGGGCGCGGCGAGCTGAGCCGGTCGGTGGAGATGAACATCCTGCACATGCGGCGGGTCCGCGCCCGGGTGCGCGACCAGGGCGCCTTCGAGATCCGGGTGTTCGACGAGACGCCGCGGTTCACCGCGTACCTGGTGGACGGCGACAGCGCGGGCGGCCTCGCGGTGGTGCAGACCTACCTGCGGCGGGCCCGCGGCATGGAGGTGCCGGTGATGGTGCTGCGCGGCGGCAACCGGCGGGTGGTCGGCGGCGACAAGCCGGCCGAGGGCGGCCTCTTCGAGGTCTACCGCGAGGAGTTCGAGGGCATCTGGACCGACTCCCGACCGGTCTCCTGA
- a CDS encoding exonuclease domain-containing protein — MAWHEDLLVGFDLETTGTDPRQARIVTAAVTEVKAGEPVRHRGWLADPGVPIPAETTAIHGVSTARATAEGRPAAEVVAEVADALRGYWAARVPVVVYNAPFDLTLLDEELARYALPRLTAGDGTAGPVIDPLVIDRALDRYRRGKRTLEAACGVYGVVLDGAHEAGADALAAVRVARALALRFAEAGEADLWELQERQREWYAAWAEDFQGWLRRKDATAVVDPHWPLRG; from the coding sequence ATGGCATGGCACGAGGATCTGCTGGTCGGCTTCGACCTGGAGACCACGGGGACCGATCCGCGGCAGGCCCGCATCGTGACCGCGGCGGTCACCGAGGTCAAGGCGGGGGAGCCGGTGCGGCACCGCGGCTGGCTCGCCGACCCGGGCGTGCCCATCCCGGCGGAGACCACCGCCATACACGGCGTCAGCACCGCGCGGGCCACCGCGGAGGGCCGGCCCGCCGCGGAGGTCGTCGCCGAGGTGGCGGACGCGCTGCGCGGGTACTGGGCCGCCCGGGTGCCGGTCGTCGTCTACAACGCGCCCTTCGACCTCACCCTGCTCGACGAGGAGTTGGCGCGGTACGCGCTGCCCCGCCTCACCGCGGGCGACGGCACCGCCGGGCCGGTGATCGACCCGCTCGTCATCGACCGCGCGCTCGACCGCTACCGGCGCGGCAAACGCACGCTGGAGGCCGCGTGCGGGGTCTACGGCGTGGTGCTCGACGGAGCCCACGAAGCGGGCGCCGACGCCCTCGCCGCGGTCCGGGTGGCCCGCGCGCTCGCGCTGCGCTTCGCCGAGGCGGGCGAGGCGGACCTGTGGGAGCTCCAGGAGAGGCAGCGGGAGTGGTACGCCGCGTGGGCGGAGGACTTCCAGGGCTGGCTGCGCCGCAAGGACGCCACCGCCGTGGTGGACCCGCACTGGCCGCTCCGCGGGTAG
- a CDS encoding aminoglycoside phosphotransferase family protein, with amino-acid sequence MADAVFTQDRARAVLDAAGHGEADLLSFGENAVFAAGRLVIKVGRGADLLDRARREVRTADWLAKHDVPAVRSAESEVRLVEGHPITYWQRLPESLRPAGTVDVAPLLRLVHALPEPDFGLPPRDLLAGVERWLRAAGDFVDPADAAYLRRRRDGFAQAAAGLVPRLPRGPIHGDALPRNVHIGPDGPVLVDLETFSSDLREHDLVVQALSRDRYGVPAADYDAFTAAYGWDVTTWDGYEALRGARETAGCAWVAQHAPASPAARTEFRRRVASLRAEDPSVRWYSF; translated from the coding sequence ATGGCGGACGCGGTGTTCACGCAGGACCGGGCGCGGGCGGTGCTGGACGCCGCCGGGCACGGGGAGGCCGACCTGCTCTCCTTCGGGGAGAACGCGGTCTTCGCCGCCGGGCGGTTGGTGATCAAGGTGGGGCGCGGCGCCGACCTGCTCGACCGGGCCCGGCGCGAGGTGCGCACGGCGGACTGGCTCGCCAAGCACGACGTGCCCGCGGTGCGTTCGGCCGAGTCCGAGGTGCGCCTGGTCGAGGGGCACCCGATCACGTACTGGCAGCGGCTGCCGGAGTCCCTGCGGCCGGCCGGGACGGTGGACGTGGCGCCGCTGCTGCGGCTCGTGCACGCCCTGCCCGAACCGGACTTCGGGCTGCCGCCGCGCGATCTGCTGGCCGGGGTCGAGCGGTGGCTTCGGGCGGCGGGCGACTTCGTGGACCCCGCCGACGCGGCCTACCTGCGCCGCCGCCGGGACGGTTTCGCGCAGGCCGCGGCCGGCCTCGTGCCCAGGCTGCCGCGCGGCCCGATCCACGGCGACGCCCTCCCCCGCAACGTGCACATCGGGCCGGACGGGCCGGTGCTGGTGGACCTGGAGACCTTCTCCTCGGACCTGCGCGAGCACGACCTCGTGGTCCAGGCGCTCAGCCGCGACCGGTACGGGGTGCCCGCCGCGGACTACGACGCCTTCACCGCCGCCTACGGGTGGGACGTCACCACGTGGGACGGCTACGAGGCGCTGCGCGGCGCGCGGGAGACGGCCGGGTGCGCCTGGGTCGCCCAGCACGCCCCGGCGAGCCCCGCCGCCCGGACCGAGTTCCGCCGCAGGGTCGCGTCCCTGCGAGCCGAGGACCCGTCAGTCCGGTGGTACTCCTTCTGA
- a CDS encoding sigma-70 family RNA polymerase sigma factor: MSVGQSASASAPAGTGGGIEERLEAHRAELTGYCYRMLGSAFEAEDAVQETMVRAWRGAGGFEGRASLRSWLYRIATNVCLDSLRAGRRRARPMDLSPASRADAVLPDRTPAADWVEPVPDVRALPSSGDPADVVVSRESIRLAFVAALQHLPPRQRAVLILREVLAWKASETAELLGTTVASVNSALQRARATLAGSGVSAGHGDGPEASAGRSGGPSGVPAAMDEEHRLLLERYVDAFERYDLDALTRLLHEDATLSMPPYPMWLRGHEQIRAWLTGPGRACEGSRLLPVAASGAPGFGQYRRDPSGRGHRAWALQVLDVSAGQVTGLHAFLDTERLFPLFGLPLELPGEPGAFEQAT; encoded by the coding sequence ATGAGCGTAGGGCAGAGCGCGAGCGCCTCGGCGCCGGCCGGGACCGGCGGCGGGATCGAGGAGCGCCTGGAGGCGCACCGGGCCGAACTGACCGGGTACTGCTACCGCATGCTCGGCTCCGCCTTCGAGGCCGAGGACGCGGTGCAGGAGACCATGGTGCGTGCCTGGCGGGGAGCAGGCGGCTTCGAGGGGCGGGCGAGCCTGCGCTCGTGGCTGTACCGCATCGCGACGAACGTCTGCCTGGACAGCCTGCGGGCCGGCAGGCGGCGGGCCCGCCCGATGGACCTGTCGCCGGCCTCGCGGGCCGACGCGGTGCTGCCCGACCGCACCCCGGCGGCGGACTGGGTGGAGCCGGTGCCGGACGTGCGGGCGCTGCCGTCGTCGGGCGACCCGGCCGACGTGGTGGTCTCCCGCGAGAGCATCCGGCTGGCGTTCGTGGCCGCGCTCCAGCACCTGCCGCCCCGGCAGCGCGCCGTGCTGATCCTGCGGGAGGTGCTCGCCTGGAAGGCGAGCGAGACCGCCGAACTCCTCGGCACGACCGTCGCGTCGGTGAACAGCGCCCTCCAGCGCGCCAGGGCCACCCTGGCGGGCTCCGGGGTGAGCGCCGGGCACGGGGACGGGCCGGAGGCGTCCGCGGGCCGCAGCGGCGGCCCCAGCGGCGTCCCCGCCGCCATGGACGAGGAGCACCGGTTGCTGCTGGAGCGCTATGTCGACGCCTTCGAGCGGTACGACCTGGACGCCCTCACCCGCCTCCTGCACGAGGACGCCACCTTGTCCATGCCGCCGTATCCGATGTGGCTGCGCGGCCACGAGCAGATACGGGCGTGGCTGACCGGTCCCGGCCGCGCCTGCGAGGGCTCGCGGCTGCTGCCGGTCGCGGCCAGCGGCGCGCCCGGTTTCGGCCAGTACCGCAGGGACCCGTCCGGCCGCGGCCACCGGGCGTGGGCGTTGCAGGTGCTCGACGTCTCAGCCGGGCAGGTCACCGGGCTCCACGCGTTCCTCGACACCGAGCGGCTCTTCCCCCTCTTCGGGCTCCCACTCGAACTGCCCGGCGAGCCCGGCGCGTTCGAGCAGGCCACGTAG